The DNA region TGGCTTTGCACCTGCACTTCGGCTTGAATGTTTTCTTGCTTATTCGTTCCGGTCGAGATGTTGAGTTGCAGCTCCTGGCCGCCCTTGTGCAGCCATCCGTCGGGGCCGATCGCCCAGCCGGCTTGTGCGAGCAGTTTCTTCGCATTGTCCGGATCGTACGGATAGGGCGGAATGTTCGGAGCCGCCCACGAGAGCGGATAGACATCGCTCACGGCAAGTTGATTGTAGCCGTGATAAATCGTGTCATTGATTCGCTTCCAATCCACGGCTTCGGCGATTGCAAGGCGCACGCGCTGATCCGACAGGATCGGGTTGTGCAGGTTGAACTCCATGTGGCGCCAGTTCGCGATCAGTTTCTTGATGACGGTGATTCCGGGTACTTGCGGAAGGCGCGCGATGTCGTTTTCATTGACGCCGATCAGCACGTCAACGTCGTGCGTCTGCAGCTCGTTGAACAGCGTATTGCCATTGGGAATGACCTTCCAAACGATTTTCTTTAAGTGCGGCGGTCCGCGATAGTAATATTTGTTCGGAACAAAAACGAGTGACGAGCCGTGATTCCATTGCTGTAAAATGAACGGGCCGCTCGAAATCGGCGTGCCGTTAAACGGCGCGCGGTTGATGTCCGGGAGCGATGCGAGGATGTGCGCCGGCAGCGGCGGATAGGCAGCTCCGTCGACCGCGAACAGCCCCATGATGTCCGGGTTCGGTTGTTTGAGGTGAATGACAATTGTTGTGTCGTTCGGTGCGCTCGCCGACGCAATGCCGTCCCAGCCGAACAGTGTTTTCACGTTGTTGCGCGGATTGCGCACGGCGGAGTACGTAAACATCCAATCCTTGGACGTTAACGGCGCGCCGTCGGACCACCGAAGGCCGGGCCGCATGTGAATGGTGATGGTCTTGCCGTCTTTGCTTAAGCCGCCGTTTGCGTAGCTCGGCACCTCGGTCGCGAGGTCGGGAATGAAGTTGCCGTTGTCGTCGTATTTTAGGAGCGAGGCGAAGATCAATCCGCCGACTTGATTGCTGGCGTCGGTATGCGCGAACATCGGATTGAGGCCGTCGGGCTCGTCCGAGTTGCCGACGCGGACTTCGCCGGGAATCGTCCATGGATGGCGCCCGCTTGCGGTCGTCGTCGTTCCGGTTTTCGAGCACGCGCTGAACGCGACGGTGACGGCGAGCAGAGCGGCAAGCGAGCGGATGATCTTCATGCAACAACCTTTGCGGAGAGCGGATGGCGTTTGACGAGCTTCGGCGCCACTTCGCTCCACAGCACGTCGGGACCGTTGCGAACGACGTCGTCCGCCGGCAAACCCGTTTCCTCGCGCGCACGAGCGATTTCTGCCTGCGCCTGCTGCGCCGTCAAGCCGAACGTATTGAGGGCAATTCCCACAACCGATGCCGGTTTTACGGTCGCGCAGAGATCTTCGTGGACGCGGATCAGATCCCGGTACGAGAGAATCGGTGTCCCGTAGACGTCGATCTGCGTGCGTTTGACATCGGCTATGATCAGCAGCGCATCGGGTGCGCAACCAAAAAGCAACGCCAGCGTCACCGGTGCGTACGCCGGATGATTGATGGCGCCTTGTCCCTCGACCAGAATATATTCGGGATCGCGTTTTGCGGCTTCGAGTACGAGCTGTTCGCTTGCACCGGGCGCAAAATCGGCGATGACGCGATCGACGGCGATTCCCCAGCCGGCAATCATAATGCCGGTCTGTCCGGTCGGAACGAACTCGGCGCTTCCGCCGGCATCGCGCGCCGCGCGCGCGAGCTCCAGCATCACCGTCATCTTGCCGACCGCACAGTCGTTACCGACCGCCAGCAGTATCGGCGCCTTTACGTCGTACGCGGCGCCGCTGAACAGCGGAACCTCGGGCGGCTTGCGCACGTCCCACAGATTCACGCCGCGTTGGCGCGCGGCCGCCGCGAATTCCGGATCTTCGGAAAGCAAGTCGTGCAAGCCGCTGACGATCTCTAGCCCCGCGTCAATCGCGGCGAGCACTTCGGCGCGCCAGGCCGCGGGAAGCTTTCCGCCCTTAGGCGCGGTTCCGATCAACAACGAGCTTGGCTTGAAGCGAAGCGCTTCGGCGACGCTCGACACAACCGGCGCGTTGCTATCGAGATACGGCACCACGTCGCGCACGATGCGGCCGGCGCACGTTGGATCCACGACGGCAACGGTTTCGTCGTTTGAATGGCGGATCACACCGTGCGCGGTCTTGGCGTTGTTCTCGAATTCGCCGGGCGCGAAGACCGCATACCTACGCAACGGCGGTCTTCTCGCGAACGCCGAGCCCGGGACCATCCGGCAATACAATTTTCCCGCAGTCGTAGGTAATGCCCCAGAACGGATCGTCTTTGGTGAGGAACGGTCCGTCGATGTCGGCCCAATCGACGAGCGGCGACAGCTGCGCGGCGGCGGTCGCCAGAAT from Candidatus Rubrimentiphilum sp. includes:
- a CDS encoding peptide ABC transporter substrate-binding protein; translated protein: MKIIRSLAALLAVTVAFSACSKTGTTTTASGRHPWTIPGEVRVGNSDEPDGLNPMFAHTDASNQVGGLIFASLLKYDDNGNFIPDLATEVPSYANGGLSKDGKTITIHMRPGLRWSDGAPLTSKDWMFTYSAVRNPRNNVKTLFGWDGIASASAPNDTTIVIHLKQPNPDIMGLFAVDGAAYPPLPAHILASLPDINRAPFNGTPISSGPFILQQWNHGSSLVFVPNKYYYRGPPHLKKIVWKVIPNGNTLFNELQTHDVDVLIGVNENDIARLPQVPGITVIKKLIANWRHMEFNLHNPILSDQRVRLAIAEAVDWKRINDTIYHGYNQLAVSDVYPLSWAAPNIPPYPYDPDNAKKLLAQAGWAIGPDGWLHKGGQELQLNISTGTNKQENIQAEVQVQSQLKPFGINMAIRNYPVNVLFAPSGPLYTGKYDISWTVSINGPDPDNTGLWNSKYRPPHGGNTSLLNDPIVDRTSELALTTYDQAVRKKYYQQEEERIHQLVPAVFFYWENEYTAVNSDMKNLRPAAFVQDTWNAWDWQI
- a CDS encoding DUF1611 domain-containing protein, with translation MRRYAVFAPGEFENNAKTAHGVIRHSNDETVAVVDPTCAGRIVRDVVPYLDSNAPVVSSVAEALRFKPSSLLIGTAPKGGKLPAAWRAEVLAAIDAGLEIVSGLHDLLSEDPEFAAAARQRGVNLWDVRKPPEVPLFSGAAYDVKAPILLAVGNDCAVGKMTVMLELARAARDAGGSAEFVPTGQTGIMIAGWGIAVDRVIADFAPGASEQLVLEAAKRDPEYILVEGQGAINHPAYAPVTLALLFGCAPDALLIIADVKRTQIDVYGTPILSYRDLIRVHEDLCATVKPASVVGIALNTFGLTAQQAQAEIARAREETGLPADDVVRNGPDVLWSEVAPKLVKRHPLSAKVVA